The Pleuronectes platessa chromosome 13, fPlePla1.1, whole genome shotgun sequence genome includes a window with the following:
- the LOC128454808 gene encoding ATP-dependent 6-phosphofructokinase, platelet type isoform X1 — MAVAAPPKRQDTRKFFENLSGAGKSIAVLTSGGDAQGMNAAVRAAVRMGLYVGAKVFFIHEGYQGMVDGGDNIEEASWESVSSMLQVGGTVIGSARCKEFRSHEGRLRAAHNLVKRSITNLVVIGGDGSLTGANLFREEWSSLLDELLQKGLIDQEATRANSELHIVGMVGSIDNDFCGTDMTIGTDSALHRIIEVVDAIMTTAQSHQRTFVLEVMGRHCGYLALVSALACGADWVFIPEMPPEDGWEDNMCQKLSENRADKKRLNIIIVAEGAIDAHNKSITPDYIKELVVRCLGFDTRVTILGHVQRGGTPSAFDRILASRMGVEAVLALLEASANTPACVVSLVGNQAVRLPLMECVQMTQEVQKAMDEKKFEEAVRLRGRSFENNLRTYRLLSNRKADSELPNSSFNVAVLNVGAPAAGMNAAVRSAVRVGITEGHKMFSVSDGFEGFYKGQIKEIKWGDVGGWTGQGGSLLGTKRTLPGQHLDKIAEQMRIHNINALLVIGGFEAYVGLLELSSARDTHEEFCVPMVMVPATVSNNIPGSDLSIGSDTALNAITDTCDRIKQSASGTKRRVFIIETMGGYCGYLATVGGLAAGADAVYIYEEPFDIRDLQANVEHLTQKMKTSIQRGLVIRNENCNENFTTDFIYQLYSEEGRGVFDCRKNILGHMQQGGAPSPFDRNFGTKVAAKAMQWVTRTLKDSYKGGRVFASSEDTACLLGMRRRAMVFQPVAQLRDETDFVHRIPKEQWWLKLRPLMKILAKYKTSYDVSDSGQLEHVTRVRPRESDASAAI; from the exons ATGGCGGTCGCGGCGCCACCGAAGCGGCAGGACACCCGCAAATTCTTCGAGAATTTGTCCGGAGCCGGGAAATCCATCGCGGTGCTGACCAGCGGGGGGGATGCGCAAG GCATGAACGCAGCCGTCAGGGCGGCCGTCCGGATGGGGCTCTACGTCGGGGCCAAGGTCTTCTTCATCCACGAG GGCTACCAGGGCATGGTGGACGGGGGAGACAACATCGAGGAGGCGTCGTGGGAAAGCGTCTCCAGCATGTTGCAAGTG GGCGGCACGGTGATCGGCAGCGCCCGCTGTAAAGAGTTCCGCAGCCACGAGGGTCGACTGAGGGCCGCTCACAACCTGGTGAAGCGCAGCATCACCAACCTGGTTGTGATCGGAGGAGACGGCAGCCTGACCGGAGCCAACCTGTTCAGAGAGGAGTGGAGCAGCCTGCTGGACGAGCTGCTGCAGAAAG GTCTCATCGACCAGGAGGCGACCCGAGCCAACTCCGAGCTCCACATCGTGGGCATGGTCGGCTCCATCGACAACGACTTCTGCGGCACGGACATGACCATCGGCACCGACTCGGCCCTGCACCGCATCATCGAGGTGGTGGACGCCATCATGACCACAGCTCAGAG CCACCAGAGGACGTTTGTTCTGGAGGTCATGGGCCGACACTGCGG ATACCTGGCCCTGGTCAGTGCCCTGGCATGTGGAGCCGATTGGGTCTTTATCCCTGAAATGCCACCTGAGGACGGCTGGGAAGACAACATGTGTCAGAAACTGTctgag AACCGCGCTGATAAGAAAAGACTGAACATTATTATTGTAGCTGAAGGAGCCATAGACGCCCACAACAAGTCTATAACCCCTGATTATATCAAGGAA CTGGTGGTCCGCTGCCTGGGGTTTGACACCAGGGTCACCATCTTGGGTCATGTGCAGAGAGGTGGGACCCCCTCGGCCTTCGACAGGATCCTG GCCAGTCGTATGGGCGTGGAGGCCGTGCTGGCGCTGCTGGAGGCGTCTGCCAACACCCCGGCCTGCGTCGTGTCCCTGGTCGGGAACCAGGCTGTTCGACTGCCACTTATGGAGTGTGTTCAGatg ACCCAGGAGGTGCAGAAGGCCATGGACGAGAAGAAGTTTGAAGAGGCCGTCCGACTGCGTGGGAG gAGCTTTGAAAACAACCTGAGAACCTACCGGCTCCTCTCCAACCGCAAAGCAGACTCTGAACTCCCCAAT AGCTCCTTCAACGTGGCCGTGCTGAACGTCGGTGCCCCGGCTGCCGGGATGAACGCTGCCGTGCGTTCAGCCGTCCGAGTGGGAATCACCGAGGGCCACAAGATGTTCTCAGTCAGCGACGGCTTCGAGGGGTTTTACAAAGGACaa ATCAAGGAGATCAAGTGGGGGGATGTCGGGGGTTGGACGGGACAGGGGGGGTCGCTGCTCGGGACCAAAAG AACTCTTCCAGGTCAACATCTGGATAAGATAGCCGAGCAGATGAGGATCCATAACATCAACGCTCTGCTCGTCATCGGAGGATTCGAG GCCTACGTGGGGTTACTGGAGCTGTCCTCTGCCCGGGACACACACGAGGAGTTCTGTGTCCCCATGGTCATGGTCCCCGCCACCGTGTCCAACAATATCCCCGGGTCCGACCTCAGCATTGGCTCAGACACGGCTCTGAACGCCATCACTGAT ACGTGTGACCGCATCAAGCAGTCGGCCAGTGGCACCAAGCGGCGAGTGTTCATCATCGAGACCATGGGGGGCTACTGTGGCTACCTGGCCACGGTGGGGGGGCTGGCGGCCGGAGCCGACGCCGTCTACATCTACGAGGAACCGTTCGACATCCGGGACCTGCAG gCCAACGTGGAGCATCTGACGCAGAAGATGAAGACGAGCATCCAGAGGGGCTTAGTGATCAG GAACGAGAACTGCAACGAGAACTTCACCACGGACTTCATCTACCAGCTGTACTCGGAGGAGGGCCGGGGGGTGTTCGactgcaggaagaacatcctggGTCACATGCAGCAG GGAGGAGCTCCGTCTCCATTCGACAGAAACTTTGGCACCAAAGTTGCAGCTAAAGCGATGCAGTGGGTCACACGGACGCTCAAGGACTCCTACAAAGGAG GACGAGTGTTTGCCAGCTCGGAGGACACCGCCTGTCTGCTGGGGATGCGCCGCAGGGCGATGGTCTTCCAGCCGGTGGCTCAGCTCCGGGACGAGACCGACTTCGT CCACAGGATCCCGAAGGAGCAGTGGTGgctgaagctccgcccactcaTGAAGATCCTGGCGAAGTACAAGACGAGCTACGACGTGTCGGACTCGGGTCAACTGGAGCACGTGACCCGGGTGCGGCCCCGAGAGAGCGACGCCTCCGCCGCCATCTGA
- the LOC128454808 gene encoding ATP-dependent 6-phosphofructokinase, platelet type isoform X2 translates to MAVAAPPKRQDTRKFFENLSGAGKSIAVLTSGGDAQGMNAAVRAAVRMGLYVGAKVFFIHEGYQGMVDGGDNIEEASWESVSSMLQVGGTVIGSARCKEFRSHEGRLRAAHNLVKRSITNLVVIGGDGSLTGANLFREEWSSLLDELLQKGLIDQEATRANSELHIVGMVGSIDNDFCGTDMTIGTDSALHRIIEVVDAIMTTAQSHQRTFVLEVMGRHCGYLALVSALACGADWVFIPEMPPEDGWEDNMCQKLSENRADKKRLNIIIVAEGAIDAHNKSITPDYIKELVVRCLGFDTRVTILGHVQRGGTPSAFDRILASRMGVEAVLALLEASANTPACVVSLVGNQAVRLPLMECVQMTQEVQKAMDEKKFEEAVRLRGRSFENNLRTYRLLSNRKADSELPNSSFNVAVLNVGAPAAGMNAAVRSAVRVGITEGHKMFSVSDGFEGFYKGQIKEIKWGDVGGWTGQGGSLLGTKRTLPGQHLDKIAEQMRIHNINALLVIGGFEAYVGLLELSSARDTHEEFCVPMVMVPATVSNNIPGSDLSIGSDTALNAITDALESLLQLNEARADHEEFCIPMCMLPATISNNVPGTDLSIGADTSLNAIVETCDRIKQSASGTKRRVFIIETMGGYCGYLATVGGLAAGADAVYIYEEPFDIRDLQANVEHLTQKMKTSIQRGLVIRNENCNENFTTDFIYQLYSEEGRGVFDCRKNILGHMQQGGAPSPFDRNFGTKVAAKAMQWVTRTLKDSYKGGRVFASSEDTACLLGMRRRAMVFQPVAQLRDETDFVHRIPKEQWWLKLRPLMKILAKYKTSYDVSDSGQLEHVTRVRPRESDASAAI, encoded by the exons ATGGCGGTCGCGGCGCCACCGAAGCGGCAGGACACCCGCAAATTCTTCGAGAATTTGTCCGGAGCCGGGAAATCCATCGCGGTGCTGACCAGCGGGGGGGATGCGCAAG GCATGAACGCAGCCGTCAGGGCGGCCGTCCGGATGGGGCTCTACGTCGGGGCCAAGGTCTTCTTCATCCACGAG GGCTACCAGGGCATGGTGGACGGGGGAGACAACATCGAGGAGGCGTCGTGGGAAAGCGTCTCCAGCATGTTGCAAGTG GGCGGCACGGTGATCGGCAGCGCCCGCTGTAAAGAGTTCCGCAGCCACGAGGGTCGACTGAGGGCCGCTCACAACCTGGTGAAGCGCAGCATCACCAACCTGGTTGTGATCGGAGGAGACGGCAGCCTGACCGGAGCCAACCTGTTCAGAGAGGAGTGGAGCAGCCTGCTGGACGAGCTGCTGCAGAAAG GTCTCATCGACCAGGAGGCGACCCGAGCCAACTCCGAGCTCCACATCGTGGGCATGGTCGGCTCCATCGACAACGACTTCTGCGGCACGGACATGACCATCGGCACCGACTCGGCCCTGCACCGCATCATCGAGGTGGTGGACGCCATCATGACCACAGCTCAGAG CCACCAGAGGACGTTTGTTCTGGAGGTCATGGGCCGACACTGCGG ATACCTGGCCCTGGTCAGTGCCCTGGCATGTGGAGCCGATTGGGTCTTTATCCCTGAAATGCCACCTGAGGACGGCTGGGAAGACAACATGTGTCAGAAACTGTctgag AACCGCGCTGATAAGAAAAGACTGAACATTATTATTGTAGCTGAAGGAGCCATAGACGCCCACAACAAGTCTATAACCCCTGATTATATCAAGGAA CTGGTGGTCCGCTGCCTGGGGTTTGACACCAGGGTCACCATCTTGGGTCATGTGCAGAGAGGTGGGACCCCCTCGGCCTTCGACAGGATCCTG GCCAGTCGTATGGGCGTGGAGGCCGTGCTGGCGCTGCTGGAGGCGTCTGCCAACACCCCGGCCTGCGTCGTGTCCCTGGTCGGGAACCAGGCTGTTCGACTGCCACTTATGGAGTGTGTTCAGatg ACCCAGGAGGTGCAGAAGGCCATGGACGAGAAGAAGTTTGAAGAGGCCGTCCGACTGCGTGGGAG gAGCTTTGAAAACAACCTGAGAACCTACCGGCTCCTCTCCAACCGCAAAGCAGACTCTGAACTCCCCAAT AGCTCCTTCAACGTGGCCGTGCTGAACGTCGGTGCCCCGGCTGCCGGGATGAACGCTGCCGTGCGTTCAGCCGTCCGAGTGGGAATCACCGAGGGCCACAAGATGTTCTCAGTCAGCGACGGCTTCGAGGGGTTTTACAAAGGACaa ATCAAGGAGATCAAGTGGGGGGATGTCGGGGGTTGGACGGGACAGGGGGGGTCGCTGCTCGGGACCAAAAG AACTCTTCCAGGTCAACATCTGGATAAGATAGCCGAGCAGATGAGGATCCATAACATCAACGCTCTGCTCGTCATCGGAGGATTCGAG GCCTACGTGGGGTTACTGGAGCTGTCCTCTGCCCGGGACACACACGAGGAGTTCTGTGTCCCCATGGTCATGGTCCCCGCCACCGTGTCCAACAATATCCCCGGGTCCGACCTCAGCATTGGCTCAGACACGGCTCTGAACGCCATCACTGAT GCCCTCGAgtccctgctgcagctgaacgaGGCCCGGGCCGACCACGAGGAGTTCTGCATCCCCATGTGCATGCTGCCGGCCACCATTAGTAACAACGTGCCCGGCACCGACCTCAGCATCGGCGCCGACACGTCCCTCAACGCCATCGTGGAG ACGTGTGACCGCATCAAGCAGTCGGCCAGTGGCACCAAGCGGCGAGTGTTCATCATCGAGACCATGGGGGGCTACTGTGGCTACCTGGCCACGGTGGGGGGGCTGGCGGCCGGAGCCGACGCCGTCTACATCTACGAGGAACCGTTCGACATCCGGGACCTGCAG gCCAACGTGGAGCATCTGACGCAGAAGATGAAGACGAGCATCCAGAGGGGCTTAGTGATCAG GAACGAGAACTGCAACGAGAACTTCACCACGGACTTCATCTACCAGCTGTACTCGGAGGAGGGCCGGGGGGTGTTCGactgcaggaagaacatcctggGTCACATGCAGCAG GGAGGAGCTCCGTCTCCATTCGACAGAAACTTTGGCACCAAAGTTGCAGCTAAAGCGATGCAGTGGGTCACACGGACGCTCAAGGACTCCTACAAAGGAG GACGAGTGTTTGCCAGCTCGGAGGACACCGCCTGTCTGCTGGGGATGCGCCGCAGGGCGATGGTCTTCCAGCCGGTGGCTCAGCTCCGGGACGAGACCGACTTCGT CCACAGGATCCCGAAGGAGCAGTGGTGgctgaagctccgcccactcaTGAAGATCCTGGCGAAGTACAAGACGAGCTACGACGTGTCGGACTCGGGTCAACTGGAGCACGTGACCCGGGTGCGGCCCCGAGAGAGCGACGCCTCCGCCGCCATCTGA
- the LOC128454808 gene encoding ATP-dependent 6-phosphofructokinase, platelet type isoform X3 yields MAVAAPPKRQDTRKFFENLSGAGKSIAVLTSGGDAQGMNAAVRAAVRMGLYVGAKVFFIHEGYQGMVDGGDNIEEASWESVSSMLQVGGTVIGSARCKEFRSHEGRLRAAHNLVKRSITNLVVIGGDGSLTGANLFREEWSSLLDELLQKGLIDQEATRANSELHIVGMVGSIDNDFCGTDMTIGTDSALHRIIEVVDAIMTTAQSHQRTFVLEVMGRHCGYLALVSALACGADWVFIPEMPPEDGWEDNMCQKLSENRADKKRLNIIIVAEGAIDAHNKSITPDYIKELVVRCLGFDTRVTILGHVQRGGTPSAFDRILASRMGVEAVLALLEASANTPACVVSLVGNQAVRLPLMECVQMTQEVQKAMDEKKFEEAVRLRGRSFENNLRTYRLLSNRKADSELPNSSFNVAVLNVGAPAAGMNAAVRSAVRVGITEGHKMFSVSDGFEGFYKGQIKEIKWGDVGGWTGQGGSLLGTKRTLPGQHLDKIAEQMRIHNINALLVIGGFEALESLLQLNEARADHEEFCIPMCMLPATISNNVPGTDLSIGADTSLNAIVETCDRIKQSASGTKRRVFIIETMGGYCGYLATVGGLAAGADAVYIYEEPFDIRDLQANVEHLTQKMKTSIQRGLVIRNENCNENFTTDFIYQLYSEEGRGVFDCRKNILGHMQQGGAPSPFDRNFGTKVAAKAMQWVTRTLKDSYKGGRVFASSEDTACLLGMRRRAMVFQPVAQLRDETDFVHRIPKEQWWLKLRPLMKILAKYKTSYDVSDSGQLEHVTRVRPRESDASAAI; encoded by the exons ATGGCGGTCGCGGCGCCACCGAAGCGGCAGGACACCCGCAAATTCTTCGAGAATTTGTCCGGAGCCGGGAAATCCATCGCGGTGCTGACCAGCGGGGGGGATGCGCAAG GCATGAACGCAGCCGTCAGGGCGGCCGTCCGGATGGGGCTCTACGTCGGGGCCAAGGTCTTCTTCATCCACGAG GGCTACCAGGGCATGGTGGACGGGGGAGACAACATCGAGGAGGCGTCGTGGGAAAGCGTCTCCAGCATGTTGCAAGTG GGCGGCACGGTGATCGGCAGCGCCCGCTGTAAAGAGTTCCGCAGCCACGAGGGTCGACTGAGGGCCGCTCACAACCTGGTGAAGCGCAGCATCACCAACCTGGTTGTGATCGGAGGAGACGGCAGCCTGACCGGAGCCAACCTGTTCAGAGAGGAGTGGAGCAGCCTGCTGGACGAGCTGCTGCAGAAAG GTCTCATCGACCAGGAGGCGACCCGAGCCAACTCCGAGCTCCACATCGTGGGCATGGTCGGCTCCATCGACAACGACTTCTGCGGCACGGACATGACCATCGGCACCGACTCGGCCCTGCACCGCATCATCGAGGTGGTGGACGCCATCATGACCACAGCTCAGAG CCACCAGAGGACGTTTGTTCTGGAGGTCATGGGCCGACACTGCGG ATACCTGGCCCTGGTCAGTGCCCTGGCATGTGGAGCCGATTGGGTCTTTATCCCTGAAATGCCACCTGAGGACGGCTGGGAAGACAACATGTGTCAGAAACTGTctgag AACCGCGCTGATAAGAAAAGACTGAACATTATTATTGTAGCTGAAGGAGCCATAGACGCCCACAACAAGTCTATAACCCCTGATTATATCAAGGAA CTGGTGGTCCGCTGCCTGGGGTTTGACACCAGGGTCACCATCTTGGGTCATGTGCAGAGAGGTGGGACCCCCTCGGCCTTCGACAGGATCCTG GCCAGTCGTATGGGCGTGGAGGCCGTGCTGGCGCTGCTGGAGGCGTCTGCCAACACCCCGGCCTGCGTCGTGTCCCTGGTCGGGAACCAGGCTGTTCGACTGCCACTTATGGAGTGTGTTCAGatg ACCCAGGAGGTGCAGAAGGCCATGGACGAGAAGAAGTTTGAAGAGGCCGTCCGACTGCGTGGGAG gAGCTTTGAAAACAACCTGAGAACCTACCGGCTCCTCTCCAACCGCAAAGCAGACTCTGAACTCCCCAAT AGCTCCTTCAACGTGGCCGTGCTGAACGTCGGTGCCCCGGCTGCCGGGATGAACGCTGCCGTGCGTTCAGCCGTCCGAGTGGGAATCACCGAGGGCCACAAGATGTTCTCAGTCAGCGACGGCTTCGAGGGGTTTTACAAAGGACaa ATCAAGGAGATCAAGTGGGGGGATGTCGGGGGTTGGACGGGACAGGGGGGGTCGCTGCTCGGGACCAAAAG AACTCTTCCAGGTCAACATCTGGATAAGATAGCCGAGCAGATGAGGATCCATAACATCAACGCTCTGCTCGTCATCGGAGGATTCGAG GCCCTCGAgtccctgctgcagctgaacgaGGCCCGGGCCGACCACGAGGAGTTCTGCATCCCCATGTGCATGCTGCCGGCCACCATTAGTAACAACGTGCCCGGCACCGACCTCAGCATCGGCGCCGACACGTCCCTCAACGCCATCGTGGAG ACGTGTGACCGCATCAAGCAGTCGGCCAGTGGCACCAAGCGGCGAGTGTTCATCATCGAGACCATGGGGGGCTACTGTGGCTACCTGGCCACGGTGGGGGGGCTGGCGGCCGGAGCCGACGCCGTCTACATCTACGAGGAACCGTTCGACATCCGGGACCTGCAG gCCAACGTGGAGCATCTGACGCAGAAGATGAAGACGAGCATCCAGAGGGGCTTAGTGATCAG GAACGAGAACTGCAACGAGAACTTCACCACGGACTTCATCTACCAGCTGTACTCGGAGGAGGGCCGGGGGGTGTTCGactgcaggaagaacatcctggGTCACATGCAGCAG GGAGGAGCTCCGTCTCCATTCGACAGAAACTTTGGCACCAAAGTTGCAGCTAAAGCGATGCAGTGGGTCACACGGACGCTCAAGGACTCCTACAAAGGAG GACGAGTGTTTGCCAGCTCGGAGGACACCGCCTGTCTGCTGGGGATGCGCCGCAGGGCGATGGTCTTCCAGCCGGTGGCTCAGCTCCGGGACGAGACCGACTTCGT CCACAGGATCCCGAAGGAGCAGTGGTGgctgaagctccgcccactcaTGAAGATCCTGGCGAAGTACAAGACGAGCTACGACGTGTCGGACTCGGGTCAACTGGAGCACGTGACCCGGGTGCGGCCCCGAGAGAGCGACGCCTCCGCCGCCATCTGA
- the pitrm1 gene encoding presequence protease, mitochondrial, whose amino-acid sequence MFRHTKGLLPKLRSLRLRGQQGAWRLKSTSAERALQYRAGQKIHGFTVREVAPVPDLFLTAVKLTHDRTGAQYLHAARDDSNNLFSVLLRTTPMDSTGVPHILEHTVLCGSEKYPCRDPFFKMLNRSLSTFMNAFTASDYTMYPFSTQNGKDFQNLLSVYLDAVFFPCLREQDFWQEGWRLENEEPTDPSSPLVFKGVVFNEMKGVFSDNERVYAQHLQNKLYPDHTYSVVSGGEPLVIPDLTWEQLKQFHATHYHPSNARFFTYGDLPLEQHLQQIEEEALSRFQRIEPNTDVPPQPHWSSPREDHVTCSPDALAPDPARQNSLCVSYLLGDITDTFEGFTVSLLSELMISGPNSPFYKALIEPKIGSDFSSVVGYDGSTKEASFSIGLQGMAEEDTERVKQIISQTMDHIIQNGFEEERIEALLHKIEIQMKHQSTNFGLSLASYIASAWNHDGDPVQLLQISGSVAKFKQALVDNPRFLQDKVKHYFKENTHRLTLSMSPDEAYLEKQAKAEEEKLQRKIQALSDSDRKEIYENGLELLAAQSQTQDVSCLPALKMCDIEPKINPTAVQMGSAGGVPVQFCEQPTNGLVYFRAMCSLNTLPEDLRLYVPLFCSVITRMGSGDLDYRQQAQQMELRTGGMSVSPQVVPDSTQLDMYEQGVLLFSSCLERNVPHMFQLWSDIFNSPHFDDEERLRVLVMRAAQELANGISYSGHMYAMTRAGRHLTPAGDLQETFGGMEQVKFMKRIAEMSDLTQVIRTLPRIKKHLLNPDNMRCAVNTTPQKLSDTATQLESFIRDVAVNRKQRKPVRANILERPLDPLDESGPSRKLICEQNFQPCQMKTFFQMPFPVNFVSEIIRTVPFAHEDYASLSVLARMMTAKYLHGEIREKGGAYGGGARMGGGGLFTFYSYRDPNSVQTLSAFRKSVDWAKSGPFTQQDIDEAKLSIFSAVDAPVAPADKGSGRFLSGTTDEMKQSHRERLFAVSHKNLVDVAERYLSAGQRTCGVSILGPENETIKKDPSWIVK is encoded by the exons ATGTTCCGACATACGAAGGGGCTGCTGCCCAAACTGCGGAGTCTGCG TCTCCGTGGTCAGCAGGGTGCCTGGAGGCTCAAGAGCACTTCAGCAGAGAGAGCTCTTCAGTACCGAGCAGGACAGAAGATCCACGGGTTCACGGTCAGAGAG GTCGCCCCGGTGCCCGACCTGTTCCTCACGGCGGTGAAGTTGACTCATGACCGAACCGGAGCTCAGTACCTCCATGCAGCCAGAGACGACTCCAACAACCTGTTCAGCGTCCTGCTCAGGACGACGCCCATGGACAGCACGGGCGTCCCCCACATCCTGGAGCACACGGTTCTGTGTGGCTCTGAGAAGTATCCCTGCAGGGACCCGTTCTTCAAGATGCTCAACAGGTCCCTGTCCACCTTCATGAACGCCTTCACAG CCAGTGACTACACCATGTACCCGTTCTCCACCCAGAATGGAAAAGACTTCCAGAACCTTCTGTCCGTCTATCTGGACGCGGTGTTCTTCCCTTGTTTACGAGAGCAGGACTTCTG GCAGGAGGGCTGGAGGCTGGAGAACGAGGAGCCCACAGATCCCAGCTCCCCTCTGGTGTTCAAAGGAGTGGTGTTCAATGAGATGAAGGGGGTGTTt TCGGACAACGAGCGTGTGTACGCCCAGCACCTTCAGAACAAGCTGTATCCGGACCACACCTACTCTGTGGTGTCGGGGGGGGAGCCGCTGGTCATCCCCGACCTCACCTGGGAGCAGCTGAAGCAGTTCCACGCCACACACTACCACCCCAGCAACGCCAG GTTCTTCACTTATGGAGATCTGCCTCTGGAGCAGCACCTGCAGCAGATCGAGGAGGAAGCTCTGTCCAGGTTCCAGCGCATCGAGCCCAACACAGACGTCCCCCCCCAGCCTCACTGGAGCAGCCCT AGAGAGGACCATGTGACCTGCAGCCCCGACGCTCTGGCGCCGGATCCCGCCCGGCAgaactctctgtgtgtgagctaCCTGCTGGGAGA CATCACCGACACGTTTGAGGGATTCACTGTCAGTCTTCTGTCCGAGCTGATGATCTCTGGACCAAACTCTCCGTTCTACAAAGCTCTGATCGAACCCAAGATAGGATCCGACTTCTCCTCTGTTGTTGG ataCGATGGCAGCACCAAGGAGGCGTCCTTCAGCATCGGTCTGCAGGGGATGGCTGAGGAGGACACGGAGAGGGTGAAACAGATCATCAGCCAAACCATGGACCACATCATCCA GAACGGCTTCGAGGAGGAAAGAATCGAGGCGCTCCTCCACAAGATCGAGATCCAGATGAAACACCAGTCCACCAACTTCGGTCTGTCCTTAGCTTCG taCATCGCCTCGGCCTGGAACCATGACGGTGACCcggtgcagctgctgcagatcaGCGGCAGCGTTGCCAAGTTCAAACAAGCCCTGGTGGACAACCCTCGCTTCCTGCAGGACAAAGTCAAACACTACTTCAAG gagaacacacacagactgaccctGTCCATGAGCCCAGATGAAGCCTACCTGGAGAAACAGGCCAAGgccgaggaggagaagctgcagaggaagatCCAGGCTCTGTCCGACAGCGACCGGAAGGAGATCTACGAGAACG GTCTGGAACTGCTGGCTGCTCAGAGTCAAACCCAGGACGTCTCCTGTTTGCCGGCGCTCAAAATGTGTGACATCGAGCCGAAGATCAACCCGACCGCCGTTCAGATGGGATCTGCAG GAGGAGTTCCGGTCCAGTTCTGCGAGCAGCCCACCAACGGTTTGGTTTACTTCAGAGCCATGTGCAGTCTCAACACGCTGCCGGAGGACCTCAGGCTCTACGTCCCGCTCTTCTGCAGTGTGATCACCCG GATGGGCTCTGGAGATCTGGACTACAGGCAACAGGCCCAGCAGATGGAGCTGAGGACCGGAGGCATGTCCGTCTCCCCCCAGGTCGTCCCTGACTCCACGCAGCTGGACATGTACGAGCAG GGTgtcctgctcttctcctcctgcctgGAGAGGAACGTCCCTCACATGTTCCAGCTGTGGAGCGACATCTTCAACAG TCCCCACTTCGATGATGAGGAGCGTCTGAGGGTGCTGGTGATGAGGGCAGCTCAGGAACTGGCCAATGGGATCTCGTACTCCGGCCACATGTATGCGATGACCCGGGCCGGCCGTCACCTGACCCCAGCCGGTGACCTCCAGGAGACCTTCGGGGGAATGGAACAG GTGAAGTTCATGAAGAGGATTGCTGAGATGTCGGACCTCACCCAGGTTATCAGAACATTACCCAGAATCAAGAAGCATCTGCTGAACCCCGACAACATGAG ATGTGCCGTCAACACAACTCCACAGAAACTGTCCgacacagcaacacaactggAGAGTTTCATCCGGGACGTcgctgtaaacaggaagcaacGCAAACCTGTCAGGGCGAACATATTAGAG AGACCACTGGACCCTCTCGATGAGTCCGGACCGAGCAGGAAACTCATCTGT GAGCAGAATTTCCAGCCGTGTCAGATGAAGACCTTCTTCCAGATGCCGTTTCCTGTGAACTTCGTGAGTGAGATCATCCGCACGGTGCCGTTCGCCCATGAGGACTACGCCAG TTTGAGTGTCCTCGCCCGGATGATGACAGCTAAGTATCTCCACGGGGAGATCCGAGAGAAAGGCGGAGCCTACGGCGGCGGCGCCAGGATGGGAGGAGGCGGCCTGTTCACCTTTTACTCCTACAG GGACCCCAACTCGGTGCAGACGTTATCTGCGTTTCGGAAAAGTGTGGACTGGGCCAAGTCGGGACCGTTCACCCAGCAGGACATCGATGAGGCCAAGCTGTCCATCTTCTCCGCTGTGGACGCCCCCGTGGCCCCCGCGGACAAGG gaTCCGGTCGGTTCCTCAGTGGAACCACAGACGAGATgaagcagagtcacagagaaagaCTCTTCGCTGTCTCTCATAAGAACCTGGTGGACGTGGCCGAAAG GTATCTGAGCGCTGGTCAGAGGACGTGTGGCGTCTCCATCCTCGGCCCGGAGAATGAGACGATTAAGAAAGATCCTTCGTGGATTGTAAAATAA